The DNA window TATTTCAGCTCCACCTCCTGGAAACACgtcatcacaacacaaacactttgaaatAACGAATTCCCTTCGAGGATTTATCTTTTCATAACTTTTCTCACAAGTTTCTAATTTGatccttttctgtttgtttgttgaatcCACTGAAGAAAAGAAACCGTGCGGTACCTTCAGGTGCATCAGGTCGGCCTGTAGGAGGCGCAGGTGGGTCATGAGCTGCCTGCTGAGGTTCGGTCCACCGCCCCCTGTCtgcgaggaggaggacgacagCAGTTTCCTCATGTCGATCCCCAGGTCGCCTTCTAATCCCACGTCGTCGTCAGTGCTGCTCTCCTCGGAGCACGCGCTGAAGTCCAGAACCACCGAACCACCTGGAAGGAGACGCAGGAGGAGTGATTAAAtaaaatggatgaataaatgtatAACGGGCAAAGATCAGGACAGAAAAACTCCGTCACCGTTGCGTTCAGTCGTCTCCGTCAGGCCTGCGTGTTCAGACGGGAGCTGTGAGTCGTCCGTCAGTAAACCTGGAGGTGCCTGGCTCTCATCACCCGCGGCAGACGGCCCCTGATGACTCCCAGGCGGGGAGTCACTCTGCTGACACCCAGGGGCCCCAGTGAGCTTTAactcctccgtctcctctttctcctcctcggcCTCCCTGCTCAGCATGTGGTTGAAGAGAGCCTGCTTCAGCACCGCCACTAGAACAGGGAAGAAACGTGTTGTTACGGGATTTCCACATATCTGCACGTCTACATACTGACTGGGCGAACTGACCCTTTAATGTGGAACTTACGGGTTCTGAGAGCGTCTTCAGCTTTGGACGAGGAAACGCAGAACTCGTCGTGCTCTTGGTTTTCAACAGCGATTCCCTGACGGGACCCTTCTTGCTGCAGGAAGGGCAGTCTGTCGACCAGCTGTCCGTCCAGGAAGGCCTCTAGATCTGCTTCGTCcagctcttcatcctcctcctcctcttcctcctgtctgtcAGCTGCagtcagctcctcctcctcttcctcctgtctgtcAGCTGCagtcagctcctcctcctcatcctctgatTTCAAACCATTGAAGGGGCCGATACTCGCCGCTGGAGCTTGAATATAGAAACATGATTTGCCTGAGCTCGCCGTCCCGTTCGACTCTTTGCTTTGCCTGTTCATCCCACGGTTGATGATCTCAATGGCATCACGCTCGGCactagaaaacacacactcacccacattAGAATCAGAGACATGATTAAACCGAACAATAAACTCTGGGCGTCATCAGACTCACTCAGTCTGAGCCGGAGCTGAGTCGCTGTGGGGAGGTTTGTTCTTCATGGCCTCAGCGCACTGTGTGATCAGACACTGCCACCTGAGGGAACAGAGGCGACACGGCAGGATGAGACTAAAGAGAACAGACGTGACGTCGTCGTGTTTGTGGTGAAAGACTCACATTCTCTGATCGGACACGGTCTGAGCCATCAGCTCGTAGATCTGAGCGCCGTTATCCGACATGGACAGCACGAAGAACGACTTGTTGTCTGAGGAGAACAAATAACTCTCACTTATCACATGTTAGGTACAAATCTTAGTTTTGCATGTAAAGACTAGAAATAACACCCAAGACTCCCCGAGCCAAACTTTCACAGAATAGTTGATGTGATCTATCAGCTCTCACCAGTCGCCACTGGACGAACCAGTACATTGCTGAGTTTGATGATGGGGCTGAAGACGTTCTTGGTGTCAGCAGCGCTCGCCGGATTCTTCCCGTGGAACTTGAGGATCAGACGCTCGTCCTGTTTCTGCAGTAAAACCAAAATGTCCTCCAGCAGAATGGTGTAGAGCTCTGCGAGTAAAACACTGGTGAtgcaaaactgaatttaaaaaacaaaaaaacattttcatgtcgTGGTGCGTTCATGTACCGATCGTCTTGTCTTTATTAACTTTCCAGGAGAGAGGTCCCTCGTGTACCATCTTCCTCTTGGTCAGGTCCAGATTCtgtcaatataaaaaacaatgaaaagaaaaacctcatCAGATCATCGCTGAATAAAAGCTTCTGCTCTCTGAACGTCCGGCGCGTCAGCAGCTGGTTTCTTACCTTCAGCTCCAGGATCATGGGGTTTTCACTCTGCTTGAGTGACGAGTGGTCCAACCTCCTCTGATACTCCTCCAGCCTCTGTTCACGCAGAACGTAAAACAAGTTCAGATGTTATTTCACCTCGACAGACATTCAGAACGTATCCAACGACCAAACATGTTGAACACAAAGTGCTGGACAGAAGCAAAGAAGATGCTAAGCATGTTGGGGCACATGTCTGTTCCATCAGCCGTCGTGTGGACATTTTCTCGTCTCCTCCTGTCCGTACCTGTTTGTTCTCGGCCTCCTTCACGGCCTGGTTGACGTGGTTGAGGATCTTTTTACAACATTCGCCAGCTTTCTtcaccttctccctctcctcatcgTCCTCTGAGCGAAGACAAACAAGCACAGCAAAGAACTCAGACGTCCGTCATGCTCCTCTGTGAGCGAGCCGCTCTGCGACACGTGTGACTGTCCGTCACGTCTGTACCTGTGTACTTGACGATGTTGTCCAGCAGCAGCGGGTATTTGGTCAGTCTCTGCATCTCCACGGGGATGATGTCTTTGAGCTGCAGCCTGCGACACAGACGGTGTCTCTCGGCTTCCTGGAGACAACGAGGTGGAAAATATACAACATCAGATATGATCGACACATCTTATATATATTTAGGATGATTTTTATGTGAGTAAATAAATATTCCTGAAAGGGAAAATCAATtaactgcattttttaaaacagtcaAAATAACAACTGCCATTCAATTAGTTTACAGAAGTTTGATTCAACACATAAATCTAGTGTTTGACTCTTATTACCAGAGTTTTAGTGATGACATTAGTTATTTCATCTCTTGTATTCACGTGTTAAAAGAAGTAAAATACTCAAAATTACATGATTTCATTATTAATCTTCTCTCTATGTCCTTGTATTTAGGGTTAATTTGTCAAACTGTTATAAAATGAATTtccaatttaaaatatattctacAGCTTCAAATTCTTCACATTCAGTCGtcatcagctgcagtgtgtctgAAATAAAACCGCGATTGTCTCGTAgaataaatgaagaaataaacttTGCGCTGACCTTCATGAATAAGTTGAACCTCTggtctttcttctttttgttcttgATGAGCTCCAGAGCAGAAGGTTGGTTACTGCAGAACGTTCCCACCGCTTGTtttatcttctcctcttcctcaccgcTGAACTGGAACCAACACACGTAAACACGACGCTCACATGATCTGATCAACAACAGCTCAGCAAGCCAGGTGAAAAACTTCAGGTGCAATATCAACACAAGTAAGAACAAACTTCACGTTATGAAATacgttcagtagtttttgaatGAATTCATactaatacatatataaattatattattatttttccctctgaatCCCAGCAGTCGACTTTACCTTCCTCAATTTGTTCAGACACATCAAAGCATTTACTTCTAATAACAGATATTAAAAATATCAACGTACAAAAGAAGCAACTGAATAGAAATACTGAAAAAGGCTAATTTTCCTGAAGACACTGTCCCGCTCTCTGATGATCAGAGTAGCTTCTGTTAGGATCTGATAATCCTAATTTGCACGACAAAGGACTTTGCTGTAAAACACAGCGCCTATTAAATCCTTTTGTAATCAGCTTGATGTTAAGTTGCTCTCTATGTGTGAGGTGGGCCATCGTTAAACCGCAGCCTGAGTTTGAGATTTGAGTTTGAACAGAAACTCGTCTTACCCACGCCAGCAGGTCATCTCCGATCTGACCGATCACCGACGTCTCACTCCTCTTCCTGGTGGCTGTCATCTGTTCCGTTATGGAAACTGTGAAGCACAGAGATAAGAAATGAGGTGATTCAAACATCTGGTCGTGGATCTTTCATTTGTTCTCCAGCTGTTTTAATAATGACTTCGAGGATGACAACTGACTTTTAGATGAATAAGAGCCGACAGCATTTAGTGGGACTGtagagtgaaaataaaaacgtCCTGCACGCTGCCACCTCGTGACGTCAGTGGGAGTCAGAGTCTGCTCTGTAACGATCGAGGGACGGAGCCACGACACAGATACTGACGctcaaccaatcgtgagtcagtctcagccgtcAATTAAGACGTTTAGCCAGTttttatagaatcaaataaCAAACAACACGTGAACAGAAATCGGTGTGACTTAATGACcctaaatgacagaaacaatctcGGACGAAAATGCAGTCAACATGAAATTTTATGGTGCATGtcccatttgctaacatggagagaAGGCAGTGGTTTATGAGCCatcctgcagccagccactagggggtgaGACGCttaggcttcacttttgaggcgCCGTGATGTGgaacatctttatttccagtgtGTGGTGTGAACAGCTGCTCTCTGTATTTACACAGATAATAAACCTCGACCAGGGTTGACGACTTGTTGGTGATgtcaatattatatattataaacttTACACATTATATTAGTTACACCTGTTGAATTCAATGATACGTgtagtcatgtgtgtgtgtgtgtgtgtgttaccgtgCAGCTGAATAATCTCCTCCAGGTTAATAAAGATGTGTCTGATGTCCTCAGGTGGGAGGACACTGTCTCTGTTCAACCTCTGGTAGAAAACACAGTCCAGCACCTTCAGCGTCCGCAGGTGGGCGCGCTCGGTGTAGAACAGCTCTGACgacgcacaaacaaacacgtgtgaGCCAACGTACCgcgaaccccccccccttcgtATTTCACGTGTGATTCTTGATTTTACCGTTGATGACTTCCTGCCGATTGATCTCCTGCGGCGTCAGACTCTCCAGGACGCCTCTGCTGACCAGACCCTGCCAGTTCAGAGGGTCCTCCTCACACTCCGCCTCGCCTCCCTGGTCGTCCTCGCTCTGGATGTCGGCTGAAGTCCCCGCCGCACACTGAACCTCCATCCTACTGGCGAGccaagacagagggagaggggctTTTAAGAAGATTAATGAAGGAGCAGAAAGGGGAACATGGGGGGGGGTTACAAGCTGTTACCTCCATCGCTGTCAAGTTGGTCGTGTTGTTTGAAACTGAAATCATtattaaataacagaaaacgTGTGTTTGCAGTGGAAGTACAGGACTTTAATTATTACTGAAATATGAtgttttgttatatatatatatatatatatatatatatatatatatatatatatatttcttttactGTTGTGGTGACGTGCTTGTTCTTATATATTATCAATATGATCCCAGAATCGTTGATCTAAAGGTTTTTTAAAGGACAGTTCTCAAATGATAATCTGGTAAACTGACAGATTTATGTAGTTTCCTTTCTTGATTTCCGTTGTTGGTTTTCTAAAATGGGtcaattaaattatatttaccCAGAACACCTTCATTTAGTCCCTCTCTCGTGTcctacatggagggggggggggggggggggcgaacGCAAGAAAATCCCGTAAGTACCTGAAggtctcctgctcttcctcctgcagctgctccaggtTGGAGGGGCTGAAGTCGAACTGAGTGCTGACGGGACTGACGACGCCGTCCTGCTGGTCGCCGCTCTGCAGACCCTCGCCCGCTCTGGGCTGGACGGGGAACGGAGACAGATCTGGAGAACGTAAAGAGAACATCAGAACAATGGTAGATGAGGAGTGAGGACGGTATCTGTGCATCGTTCCTGGGAAATATTTTGAAGTTTGTCTCGTTAGTTTGGAAATGTTTTCCCAcagtttactttattttcaaaccctgaggtgtgtttgtgaaggACGGATGTGGATTTCTTACTGGAGTCGGAGTCTTGTCCGCTGGCGTCTGAGGCCTGAGCGGTGGGCGAGCTGTGACTCTGGGATGCAGCGAAAGGTGAAACATGGAGACCAGCGTCCGATCCCTCGCTGAGCTGATTTCCACGGATCCGTCCGGAGGAGGAATTGGAGGCGGGGGATTCGGACTGCTCGCGGATGAAGACGACCGGCTGGGAGAGCTGCTTTGGTGACCGCTGCTTGTTCAGCTCCACAGCTTTacccactgcacacacacacacacacacacacacacacacactgataacatctgtatgcacacactcatagacactACATATGATATTTGCCTCTGTCCTCCAGGATTTCACTGGTTTATTACAGTTGCAATAAAACAAGGCGCAGTGCATCGGAGCTTCTGgtgtgtgtgatatttttaaaagaacattAAACTGCAGGTTTCATCTTCACCTGACGTTGAATCCACTCTGCTCAGGCGTCTGGGAGGACCGAGGATGCTGGGAAATCTGGGCTTTTTCACCTTCTCCTCACCTTCTCTGTCAGGTTTGAtgctcttctgtttgtttggatGACACAGTTATTAGACTTGAGGTGGATCAATGATTCCAGGACAAAAATAAACCAGAGCACAGTGTGATTTGTCTGTGATATTGAAGAACAAGATCGAATTCAAACACGTATCTTTTTAAATTGCGTAGAGTAGATAATAGATATAAAAGATAATTAAAACAGCAGACTGAACGTGTctttgtgcgtgtgcatgtttctgaagAAGCGATCGCACCTTAATCTTGGGCAGGAAGTTGATTCGTGCCCGTTTATGTTCAAGTCCGCGAGGCTCCTTCACTTTCACCCCGAGGTGCTTCATGTAGGTGAGAATCACGTACTGCATCGCCTGACTGCAGCAGGACACGACGCACAGGCAAAACATTTTATGTCATTGCACATTAAACATTTCACGTAACTGAGACTCCTGTCATCTTTGGAGGTATTTCATGTAAGAACTGACGACGCGGTGCTTCCTACAAAATCTGAATAGAAACTAAAACAAGAAACTCCCTCCTCTCaccacttctcctcctctgacgGGTGTGACGTCAACCTGGAACACACAACTCCAGgtcagcacacagacacacaaccgaATGTTCACACATCTTTGTACACGTGCTCAGACACTCACAGGATATCCTCTATCTTGGAGACGATGTGTTCGGCACAGGAACATTCCTTCTCTAAACCCTGTTGATCTTTTCCTCCGTCGACGTCCAGCTTGGACAGTTCGTCTTCAGCCAGAGTCAGACCCATACTGCGCTtctgtctgcacacacaaacacaaacacacaggttcCACCACGTGGGGACGACGCCTCCTGAGAAGTCAACTGTAAGAGATTTTCCTATCGAGAGGTTTTACCTGAAGTCGTCCAGGTTCTTGAGCAGGTCCGGCAGCAGCGAGTCCTGTAACATCTGCGTGTACTGCTTACAGAGCTCCTCTGGGATTAACTCCAGCCTCCGCTTCTCTGTgccgacacaaacacacaaaccagaaACAGTCAACCTCAGTCAACAGCCCCCTTGAACTCAATCAAGCATCAGCTTAGCCTGTTGATGTAGATGTAATGTGATTATCAGCCTGTGATTCTATAGAAATCTGATTATTGTTTCATACCCAGTTCGGCTGCAATCGTCTCTGGAACTGGTAGTTTCagattctgcaaaaaaaaaaaaaacgaaacaaacTTTTCAAGGATCCAGACACTTGATCGGTGCGGAAAGAAAAAGACTGTgagagtaaactcaccgctgaTCGGTCCAGGAAGAGCGTGTGGAACTCCATGAAGATGCGTCGACTTTCTTTGGAGCtggtttgtttgtgcatgtcAGCGTAGAGGTAACACAACtgtcacaggaaacacacacacagagttttaaATCACTGTCAGTCTTGTTTCatgtatttactgtgtgtgtgtgtgtgtgtgtgtgtgtgtgtgtgtgtgtgtgtgtgttgtaccagAGGTGCAGGGTCAAACTGGGAGACAACATGATGGAGGAACACAGCGAGGTGAGCCGGCCGAGTCTTCAGCAGGTCGATGGTCTGGAAACAGCTGCACTGTCCGTCAATCTGGAacaaagagagcgagagagagagagagagagagagagagagagagagagagagagagagagagagagagagactgatcaCTCCACAAAGGacaaactttttatttcatgttacTCTGACTTGAACGTTTAGTTTGTTccagttttctctgttttcatccACCGGCAGCTTctaaacataaaatacacaccTGCTCTTGCTGAGAGTCAAAGTAGTCGTCTTCTGCTCCGATGATCTGCGGGTTGAGGGGGTAGGGAGGgctacccacaatgcactgggCAACGGGGTCCTGAGGGACAGATTTAGGGTTAAAACTACAGATACACAAACTCTAACACTTCAaactgaaaaagagagagagtgtgtgtgtgtgtgtgtgtgtgtgtgtgtgtgtgtgtgtgtgtgtgtgtctgtcttacAGTGTCAGTGCTCTCCTCAGCGTCAGGCGACGAGCAGAGGTTGAGTCCGTCTCTCCGGCTGATGTCCGGGCTCTGACAGGGCGTCGCTCTTTTGCCAGGACTCTCTGGGAGGGGACTGCTGTgcaactaacacacacacacacacacacacacacacatacaggtcAACACGCAGATagaacaacacaacacttaAGCCAAATTGATTGTTTAGTCTGGTGCTGAATGCTGGGAAATCACCACAGACCAGGACCGTTTCATCTCTATTTATAGAAGCTGTGATAAAaggttatttgtttttttgagacGTCTGTGTGAGCTGTACTTCCTGTTGTATCTAAAAATCAGATGGCGGACACTCCTACGAAATACAATTAACAGCAGAGTGCAGACGTCTGCCGAGGCCCAACAGATTCC is part of the Paralichthys olivaceus isolate ysfri-2021 chromosome 15, ASM2471397v2, whole genome shotgun sequence genome and encodes:
- the arhgef12b gene encoding rho guanine nucleotide exchange factor 12 isoform X3: MSVTQSTLTDRTPNILNKEPADKKAKNDKSSVSLKHEFDPTGLVQRCVIIQRDENGFGLTVSGDNPVFVQLVKEDGAAMRAGVQTGDRIIKVNGTLVTHSNHIEVVKLIKSGSYVALTVLGRPPGLPQIPLEEDERDEEAEVGSPPSLSVPHSPVLSAEEPCSPQEHSASPLSDADENKTAHGHKIDSLQKILTKQQLDLELHSSPLPESPGKRATPCQSPDISRRDGLNLCSSPDAEESTDTDPVAQCIVGSPPYPLNPQIIGAEDDYFDSQQEQIDGQCSCFQTIDLLKTRPAHLAVFLHHVVSQFDPAPLLCYLYADMHKQTSSKESRRIFMEFHTLFLDRSANLKLPVPETIAAELEKRRLELIPEELCKQYTQMLQDSLLPDLLKNLDDFRQKRSMGLTLAEDELSKLDVDGGKDQQGLEKECSCAEHIVSKIEDILLTSHPSEEEKCQAMQYVILTYMKHLGVKVKEPRGLEHKRARINFLPKIKKSIKPDREGEEKVKKPRFPSILGPPRRLSRVDSTSVGKAVELNKQRSPKQLSQPVVFIREQSESPASNSSSGRIRGNQLSEGSDAGLHVSPFAASQSHSSPTAQASDASGQDSDSNLSPFPVQPRAGEGLQSGDQQDGVVSPVSTQFDFSPSNLEQLQEEEQETFSRMEVQCAAGTSADIQSEDDQGGEAECEEDPLNWQGLVSRGVLESLTPQEINRQEVINELFYTERAHLRTLKVLDCVFYQRLNRDSVLPPEDIRHIFINLEEIIQLHVSITEQMTATRKRSETSVIGQIGDDLLAWFSGEEEEKIKQAVGTFCSNQPSALELIKNKKKKDQRFNLFMKEAERHRLCRRLQLKDIIPVEMQRLTKYPLLLDNIVKYTEDDEEREKVKKAGECCKKILNHVNQAVKEAENKQRLEEYQRRLDHSSLKQSENPMILELKNLDLTKRKMVHEGPLSWKVNKDKTIELYTILLEDILVLLQKQDERLILKFHGKNPASAADTKNVFSPIIKLSNVLVRPVATDNKSFFVLSMSDNGAQIYELMAQTVSDQRMWQCLITQCAEAMKNKPPHSDSAPAQTDAERDAIEIINRGMNRQSKESNGTASSGKSCFYIQAPAASIGPFNGLKSEDEEEELTAADRQEEEEEELTAADRQEEEEEEDEELDEADLEAFLDGQLVDRLPFLQQEGSRQGIAVENQEHDEFCVSSSKAEDALRTLAVLKQALFNHMLSREAEEEKEETEELKLTGAPGCQQSDSPPGSHQGPSAAGDESQAPPGLLTDDSQLPSEHAGLTETTERNGGSVVLDFSACSEESSTDDDVGLEGDLGIDMRKLLSSSSSQTGGGGPNLSRQLMTHLRLLQADLMHLKEVELKYNELRQTHSDITTDSDDNNDGTQG
- the arhgef12b gene encoding rho guanine nucleotide exchange factor 12 isoform X4 — encoded protein: MRAGVQTGDRIIKVNGTLVTHSNHIEVVKLIKSGSYVALTVLGRPPGLPQIPLEEDERDEEAEVGSPPSLSVPHSPVLSAEEPCSPQEHSASPLSDADENKTAHGHKIDSLQKILTKQQLDLELMEEECDGVIDSNSLHSSPLPESPGKRATPCQSPDISRRDGLNLCSSPDAEESTDTDPVAQCIVGSPPYPLNPQIIGAEDDYFDSQQEQIDGQCSCFQTIDLLKTRPAHLAVFLHHVVSQFDPAPLLCYLYADMHKQTSSKESRRIFMEFHTLFLDRSANLKLPVPETIAAELEKRRLELIPEELCKQYTQMLQDSLLPDLLKNLDDFRQKRSMGLTLAEDELSKLDVDGGKDQQGLEKECSCAEHIVSKIEDILLTSHPSEEEKCQAMQYVILTYMKHLGVKVKEPRGLEHKRARINFLPKIKKSIKPDREGEEKVKKPRFPSILGPPRRLSRVDSTSVGKAVELNKQRSPKQLSQPVVFIREQSESPASNSSSGRIRGNQLSEGSDAGLHVSPFAASQSHSSPTAQASDASGQDSDSNLSPFPVQPRAGEGLQSGDQQDGVVSPVSTQFDFSPSNLEQLQEEEQETFSRMEVQCAAGTSADIQSEDDQGGEAECEEDPLNWQGLVSRGVLESLTPQEINRQEVINELFYTERAHLRTLKVLDCVFYQRLNRDSVLPPEDIRHIFINLEEIIQLHVSITEQMTATRKRSETSVIGQIGDDLLAWFSGEEEEKIKQAVGTFCSNQPSALELIKNKKKKDQRFNLFMKEAERHRLCRRLQLKDIIPVEMQRLTKYPLLLDNIVKYTEDDEEREKVKKAGECCKKILNHVNQAVKEAENKQRLEEYQRRLDHSSLKQSENPMILELKNLDLTKRKMVHEGPLSWKVNKDKTIELYTILLEDILVLLQKQDERLILKFHGKNPASAADTKNVFSPIIKLSNVLVRPVATDNKSFFVLSMSDNGAQIYELMAQTVSDQRMWQCLITQCAEAMKNKPPHSDSAPAQTDAERDAIEIINRGMNRQSKESNGTASSGKSCFYIQAPAASIGPFNGLKSEDEEEELTAADRQEEEEEELTAADRQEEEEEEDEELDEADLEAFLDGQLVDRLPFLQQEGSRQGIAVENQEHDEFCVSSSKAEDALRTLAVLKQALFNHMLSREAEEEKEETEELKLTGAPGCQQSDSPPGSHQGPSAAGDESQAPPGLLTDDSQLPSEHAGLTETTERNGGSVVLDFSACSEESSTDDDVGLEGDLGIDMRKLLSSSSSQTGGGGPNLSRQLMTHLRLLQADLMHLKEVELKYNELRQTHSDITTDSDDNNDGTQG
- the arhgef12b gene encoding rho guanine nucleotide exchange factor 12 isoform X1; this translates as MSVTQSTLTDRTPNILNKEPADKKAKNDKSSVSLKHEFDPTGLVQRCVIIQRDENGFGLTVSGDNPVFVQLVKEDGAAMRAGVQTGDRIIKVNGTLVTHSNHIEVVKLIKSGSYVALTVLGRPPGLPQIPLEEDERDEEAEVGSPPSLSVPHSPVLSAEEPCSPQEHSASPLSDADENKTAHGHKIDSLQKILTKQQLDLELMEEECDGVIDSNSLHSSPLPESPGKRATPCQSPDISRRDGLNLCSSPDAEESTDTDPVAQCIVGSPPYPLNPQIIGAEDDYFDSQQEQIDGQCSCFQTIDLLKTRPAHLAVFLHHVVSQFDPAPLLCYLYADMHKQTSSKESRRIFMEFHTLFLDRSANLKLPVPETIAAELEKRRLELIPEELCKQYTQMLQDSLLPDLLKNLDDFRQKRSMGLTLAEDELSKLDVDGGKDQQGLEKECSCAEHIVSKIEDILLTSHPSEEEKCQAMQYVILTYMKHLGVKVKEPRGLEHKRARINFLPKIKKSIKPDREGEEKVKKPRFPSILGPPRRLSRVDSTSVGKAVELNKQRSPKQLSQPVVFIREQSESPASNSSSGRIRGNQLSEGSDAGLHVSPFAASQSHSSPTAQASDASGQDSDSNLSPFPVQPRAGEGLQSGDQQDGVVSPVSTQFDFSPSNLEQLQEEEQETFSRMEVQCAAGTSADIQSEDDQGGEAECEEDPLNWQGLVSRGVLESLTPQEINRQEVINELFYTERAHLRTLKVLDCVFYQRLNRDSVLPPEDIRHIFINLEEIIQLHVSITEQMTATRKRSETSVIGQIGDDLLAWFSGEEEEKIKQAVGTFCSNQPSALELIKNKKKKDQRFNLFMKEAERHRLCRRLQLKDIIPVEMQRLTKYPLLLDNIVKYTEDDEEREKVKKAGECCKKILNHVNQAVKEAENKQRLEEYQRRLDHSSLKQSENPMILELKNLDLTKRKMVHEGPLSWKVNKDKTIELYTILLEDILVLLQKQDERLILKFHGKNPASAADTKNVFSPIIKLSNVLVRPVATDNKSFFVLSMSDNGAQIYELMAQTVSDQRMWQCLITQCAEAMKNKPPHSDSAPAQTDAERDAIEIINRGMNRQSKESNGTASSGKSCFYIQAPAASIGPFNGLKSEDEEEELTAADRQEEEEEELTAADRQEEEEEEDEELDEADLEAFLDGQLVDRLPFLQQEGSRQGIAVENQEHDEFCVSSSKAEDALRTLAVLKQALFNHMLSREAEEEKEETEELKLTGAPGCQQSDSPPGSHQGPSAAGDESQAPPGLLTDDSQLPSEHAGLTETTERNGGSVVLDFSACSEESSTDDDVGLEGDLGIDMRKLLSSSSSQTGGGGPNLSRQLMTHLRLLQADLMHLKEVELKYNELRQTHSDITTDSDDNNDGTQG
- the arhgef12b gene encoding rho guanine nucleotide exchange factor 12 isoform X2, with amino-acid sequence MSVTQSTLTDRTPNILNKEPADKKAKNDKSSVSLKHEFDPTGLVQRCVIIQRDENGFGLTVSGDNPVFVQLVKEDGAAMRAGVQTGDRIIKVNGTLVTHSNHIEVVKLIKSGSYVALTVLGRPPGLPQIPLEEDERDEEAEVGSPPSLSVPHSPVLSAEEPCSPQEHSASPLSDADENKTAHGHKIDSLQKILTKQQLDLELMEEECDGVIDSNSLHSSPLPESPGKRATPCQSPDISRRDGLNLCSSPDAEESTDTDPVAQCIVGSPPYPLNPQIIGAEDDYFDSQQEQIDGQCSCFQTIDLLKTRPAHLAVFLHHVVSQFDPAPLLCYLYADMHKQTSSKESRRIFMEFHTLFLDRSANLKLPVPETIAAELEKRRLELIPEELCKQYTQMLQDSLLPDLLKNLDDFRQKRSMGLTLAEDELSKLDVDGGKDQQGLEKECSCAEHIVSKIEDILLTSHPSEEEKCQAMQYVILTYMKHLGVKVKEPRGLEHKRARINFLPKIKKSIKPDREGEEKVKKPRFPSILGPPRRLSRVDSTSVGKAVELNKQRSPKQLSQPVVFIREQSESPASNSSSGRIRGNQLSEGSDAGLHVSPFAASQSHSSPTAQASDASGQDSDSNLSPFPVQPRAGEGLQSGDQQDGVVSPVSTQFDFSPSNLEQLQEEEQETFRMEVQCAAGTSADIQSEDDQGGEAECEEDPLNWQGLVSRGVLESLTPQEINRQEVINELFYTERAHLRTLKVLDCVFYQRLNRDSVLPPEDIRHIFINLEEIIQLHVSITEQMTATRKRSETSVIGQIGDDLLAWFSGEEEEKIKQAVGTFCSNQPSALELIKNKKKKDQRFNLFMKEAERHRLCRRLQLKDIIPVEMQRLTKYPLLLDNIVKYTEDDEEREKVKKAGECCKKILNHVNQAVKEAENKQRLEEYQRRLDHSSLKQSENPMILELKNLDLTKRKMVHEGPLSWKVNKDKTIELYTILLEDILVLLQKQDERLILKFHGKNPASAADTKNVFSPIIKLSNVLVRPVATDNKSFFVLSMSDNGAQIYELMAQTVSDQRMWQCLITQCAEAMKNKPPHSDSAPAQTDAERDAIEIINRGMNRQSKESNGTASSGKSCFYIQAPAASIGPFNGLKSEDEEEELTAADRQEEEEEELTAADRQEEEEEEDEELDEADLEAFLDGQLVDRLPFLQQEGSRQGIAVENQEHDEFCVSSSKAEDALRTLAVLKQALFNHMLSREAEEEKEETEELKLTGAPGCQQSDSPPGSHQGPSAAGDESQAPPGLLTDDSQLPSEHAGLTETTERNGGSVVLDFSACSEESSTDDDVGLEGDLGIDMRKLLSSSSSQTGGGGPNLSRQLMTHLRLLQADLMHLKEVELKYNELRQTHSDITTDSDDNNDGTQG